In a genomic window of Oreochromis aureus strain Israel breed Guangdong linkage group 13, ZZ_aureus, whole genome shotgun sequence:
- the slc3a1 gene encoding neutral and basic amino acid transport protein rBAT, whose amino-acid sequence MSYRKDSDSVELGECTRNPGYKDADGDGPAARDNISVSDSEEKRDSIGVKRLSDARDEYTQIKPYAGMPKEVLVLYSSKARYRVPREILFWLTVCCTLALVAVTIAVIALSPKCLSWWQASPVYQIYPRSFKDSDGDGVGDLKGIKEKLDHFEYLNIKSIWISPFYRSPMKDFGYDVEDFRDIDPLFGTMKDFEELLATMHSKGLRLIMDFIPNHTSDRHRWFNLSRTRDPHYEDYYVWTDCKPDGPKPNNWVSIFGNSSWTYDEVRGQCYLHQFLKEQPDLNFRNPDVINEMIDIIHFWLDKGVDGFRMDAVKHMLEAPHMRDEPQVDPNKPPELVTTEWDLHSDYTTSQVGLHDILREFRAQMDIYSQEPGRYRFMVIESYDYEEVYKTMMYYGTKLEKEGDFPFNFYLLDLPQNTSGVWAKHLVHLWMGNMPKGKWPNWVVGNHDRTRISSSAGQLYVRAINMLLLTLPGTATTYYGEEIGMENINVTASQIQDPAGKYNTSASRDPQRSPLQWNANMNAGFNDKTNLTWLPLHPDYETVNVEAQMKDDGSVLAQYRFLNTLRQSELPLNRGWFCYVHDDANVFSYIRELDGLKRAFLIVVNFGKESAITDLSSVRELPDELKVLMSTNKANDGKVLPKSRIQTEVGEGLVIQYSTNTRFNPNHPEECYISEKACYLETIGILYKCQ is encoded by the exons ATGAGTTATAGAAAAGACTCCGACAGCGTGGAGCTCGGGGAGTGCACCAGAAACCCGGGTTACAAGGATGCAGACGGAGACGGGCCAGCAGCGAGGGACAACATCAGCGTCTCCGACAGCGAGGAGAAGCGGGACTCCATCGGCGTGAAGCGGCTCTCGGACGCGCGAGATGAGTACACGCAGATCAAACCGTACGCCGGGATGCCTAAGGAGGTGCTGGTGCTGTACTCCTCTAAGGCCCGGTACCGAGTGCCCCGAGAGATCCTGTTCTGGCTAACGGTGTGCTGCACCCTGGCTCTGGTGGCGGTCACCATCGCGGTGATCGCGCTTTCTCCGAAGTGCCTGAGCTGGTGGCAGGCCTCCCCGGTGTACCAGATTTACCCCCGGTCCTTCAAAGACTCCGACGGGGATGGGGTGGGAGACCTCAAAG GCATCAAGGAGAAGCTGGACCACTTTGAATACCTTAACATCAAGTCAATTTGGATCAGCCCTTTCTACCGTTCTCCCATGAAAGACTTTGGGTATGATGTGGAGGACTTCCGTGATATTGATCCACTCTTTGGAACCATGAAGGACTTTGAGGAACTCCTGGCAACAATGCACAGCAAAG GTTTGAGGCTAATCATGGATTTCATTCCCAATCATACCAGTGATCGACACCGCTGGTTCAACTTGAGCCGGACTAGAGATCCTCACTATGAGGATTATTACGTGTGGACTGACTGCAAACCAGACGGACCGAAGCCTAATAACTGG GTGAGTATCTTTGGGAACTCATCATGGACATACGATGAAGTTAGAGGGCAGTGCTACCTCCACCAGTTTCTCAAGGAGCAACCAGACCTGAACTTCAGAAACCCAGATGTCATCAATGAGATGATT GATATTATTCATTTCTGGCTGGATAAGGGAGTGGATGGCTTCAGAATGGATGCAGTGAAGCACATGCTGGAGGCTCCACACATGAGGGATGAACCACAGGTTGATCCAAACAAACCACCC GAGTTGGTAACTACAGAGTGGGATCTCCACAGTGACTACACCACCAGTCAGGTGGGCTTGCATGACATACTGAGGGAGTTTAGAGCACAGATGGACATCTACAGTCAAGAGCCTGGCAGATACAG ATTCATGGTAATAGAGTCATACGATTATGAAGAGGTGTACAAGACCATGATGTACTATGGCACCAAGCTGGAAAAGGAAGGTGACTTCCCCTTTAACTTTTACCTGCTGGATCTACCCCAAAACACCAGTGGAGTATGGGCTAAGCATCTGGTCCACCTCTGGATGGGCAACATGCCCAAAGGAAAATGGCCCAACTGGGTG GTTGGAAACCATGACAGGACTCGGATTTCTTCCAGTGCTGGTCAACTCTATGTTCGTGCCATCAACATGCTGCTGCTGACCCTTCCAGGCACAGCCACCACCTACTACGGCGAGGAGATCGGCATGGAGAACATTAACGTGACAGCAAGTCAGATACAAGACCCAGCCGGCAAATACAATACA AGTGCCAGTCGAGACCCTCAGCGATCTCCATTGCAGTGGAATGCTAACATGAACGCAGGTTTTAATGATAAAACAAATCTCACCTGGTTGCCACTACACCCCGATTATGAAACGGTCAACGTGGAG GCCCAGATGAAAGATGATGGTTCTGTTCTGGCTCAGTACCGCTTCCTGAACACCCTGCGTCAATCAGAGCTCCCCCTTAACCGTGGATGGTTCTGCTACGTCCACGATGATGCCAATGTCTTCTCTTACATCAGAGAGCTTGATGGACTTAAGCGAGCTTTCCTCATAGTGGTTAACTTTGGTAAAGAATCAGCTATCACAGATCTCTCCTCTGTTCGTGAGCTGCCAGATGAGTTGAAGGTGCTGATGAGCACCAACAAAGCCAATGATGGCAAAGTGCTTCCAAAGTCTCGCATCCAGACAGAAGTAGGAGAGGGTTTGGTGATTCAGTACTCCACCAACACTCGGTTTAATCCCAACCATCCTGAAGAGTGCTACATCTCTGAGAAGGCTTGCTATTTGGAGACCATAGGCATACTTTATAAATGTCAGTAA
- the prepl gene encoding prolyl endopeptidase-like: protein MGCISPLFFLSARVPMQFRVKFRELTACKRKTWLSWSLQRCCSSDTSLSSSDHLSSGLERYKDLQKYFRRRLKDAYHRFSNIPDYSVVSGHHHLYFTEEDGIYRMDKKQSHLEPEQVLNLRQISGELEKTGLENNKRKQRFQWTVQRIRLSPRERHLAASLKCTHTEELRCVVVWLERRRFLPLDPQHVTLTLEKVFSFEWATDEVLFYTTLEGLRSSAVFRLDLTSSGSRITSVFEEMQPDVFVEVALTRDRQILTINCNSRTSSEVLLSDIATSNLEPFVVQPRQLNLLYYVEHWRSRLIILANTGLGQEYQVVQAPVSEPSMDSWVSLFAPEPGTTIKDMDVVGDHCVLVARTPVSELALIVVPLIHPKNTYIVQLPSWACAIKTKKPGLADQQNMLEFLISSPVHPPVPYCLHPENGLLLSGTGDGSSPENQADYITTRLEACSQDGTFVPVTLFHTVPVEHLRQAPLLVHVYGAYGRDLNMEFYPEKKVMLEQGWALAYCHVRGGGERGLSWHRQACVGGKQRGVEDLQACLHHLFSLGVSSPSLTALTACSAGAVPVGALCNRHPLLMRAVTLQAPFLDVLGTIEDHSLPLTLEDRDEWGDPVGNPEHRHIITSYCPLHNITPQHYPSMLLTAYSGDNVVPLAGILKYTEQLKKAVHTHFSMKPKSECKPAPNIALNIQPGANHLGPEDFELMLEEEALELAFLYMELGLDPPRPQRKRRR, encoded by the exons ATGGGGTGTATATcgcctttgtttttcttatctGCTCGTGTTCCGATGCAATTTCGGGTAAAATTCCGGGAGCTAACCGCTTGTAAACGGAAAACATGGCTCTCCTGGTCCCTTCAGCGTTGTTGCTCGTCG GATACTTCATTATCATCGTCTGACCATCTAAGCTCCGGACTCGAGAGGTACAAGGACTTACAGAAGTATTTCAGGAGGAGATTAAAGGATGCATACCACAGGTTCTCCAATATACCTGATTACTCAGTG GTCTCTGGACATCACCATTTATATTTCACTGAAGAAGATGGGATATACAGAATGGACAAGAAACAGA gTCACCTGGAGCCAGAGCAGGTGTTAAATCTAAGACAAATCTCTGGGGAGTTGGAGAAGACGGGACTTGAAAACAATAAGAGAAAGCAAAGATTTCAGTGGACGGTTCAGAGAATCCGTCTCTCCCCACGGGAAAGGCATCTTGCAGCGTCGCTAAAATGTACTCACACGGAAGAGCTGAG GTGTGTGGTTGTGTGGCTTGAAAGGAGAAGATTCCTACCTCTGGATCCCCAACATGTGACACTAACCCTGGAGAAAGTCTTCAGCTTTG AGTGGGCCACAGATGAAGTACTATTTTACACGACTCTGGAGGGTCTACGTTCCAGCGCAGTGTTTCGTCTGGATCTCACCTCCAGTGGAAGCAGGATAACCTCTGTTTTTGAGGAAATGCAGCCTGA TGTGTTTGTGGAGGTTGCCCTGACCAGAGACCGACAGATCCTGACCATCAACTGTAACAGCAGGACAAGTTCAGAGGTGCTGCTAAGTGATATAGCAACATCAAATTTAGAGCCATTTGTGGTTCAGCCACGCCAGCTCAATCTCCTATACTACGTGGAGCACTGGAGAAGTCGGCTTATTATACTGGCAAATACAGGGCTTGGACAAGAATATCAG GTGGTTCAGGCTCCTGTCTCAGAGCCATCAATGGATTCCTGGGTCTCTTTGTTTGCACCTGAACCTGGCACTACAATTAAAGACATGGACGTGGTTGGAGACCACTGTGTGTTGGTTGCAAGAACGCCAGTTAGTGAACTTGCTCTCATTGTGGTCCCTCTGATCCACCCCAAGAACACATACATAGTGCAG CTTCCATCCTGGGCTTGTGCCATCAAAACCAAGAAACCAGGCTTGGCTGACCAACAAAATATGCTAGAATTCCTGATATCGTCTCCAGTCCATCCGCCGGTTCCATACTGTCTACACCCTGAGAATGGGCTCCTTTTATCAGGCACTGGAGATGGATCCTCCCCAGAGAACCAAGCTGATTATATCACCACGCGCTTGGAGGCCTGCAGCCAA gaCGGTACCTTTGTGCCAGTGACATTGTTTCATACAGTACCTGTGGAGCATTTGAGACAGGCACCGCTGCTGGTCCATGTCTATGGTGCTTATGGCAGAGATCTTAACATGGAGTTCTACCCAGAGAAAAAAGTGATGCTGGAGCAGGGCTGGGCTCTGGCCTACTGCCATGTCAG AGGTGGAGGGGAGCGTGGCCTTTCTTGGCACAGACAAGCCTGCGTGGGAGGGAAGCAGAGAGGAGTTGAGGACCTCCAAGCCTGTCTCCATCACCTTTTCTCCTTAGGAGTCTCCTCTCCTTCTCTCACCGCTCTTACAGCCTGCAGTGCTGGGGCTGTCCCAGTGGGAGCTCTGTGCAACAGACACCCACTATTGATGCGGGCTGTCACCCTGCAG GCTCCGTTTCTGGATGTGTTAGGGACTATAGAGGATCACAGCCTGCCTCTAACTTTAGAGGATAGAGATGAATGGGGGGACCCAGTGGGAAACCCAGAACACAGACATATCATCACCTCCTACTGTCCCCTTCACAACATCACTCCTCAG CATTACCCATCGATGCTGCTGACAGCCTACAGTGGTGACAACGTGGTTCCTCTGGCAGGCATCCTTAAATACACTGAACAACTAAAGAAAGCTGTTCATACACACTTCAGCATGAAGCCAAAGTCAG AGTGTAAACCAGCACCAAACATAGCTCTGAATATCCAACCTGGAGCAAATCACCTTGGACCAGAAGACTTTGAGCTAATGCTGGAGGAG GAAGCCCTCGAGCTTGCATTTCTGTACATGGAGCTAGGCCTGGACCCTCCTCGGCCTCAACGCAAGCGGAGAAGATAG